Proteins encoded by one window of Leptospira stimsonii:
- a CDS encoding LBF_4227 family protein, which produces MAKKRKSDSTTESYDSDYTKRGNDLKSHFLSLVDSILEYFQTLLLYGQKYLLRRFQAGIQAYIFLKLGLFFLGIGAVSFLGAFFFFLFRITGGDILLSSLGTGGASSLFAFVFLWLAASSLKIKDRK; this is translated from the coding sequence ATGGCAAAAAAAAGAAAATCAGATTCCACGACGGAATCATATGACTCCGATTATACGAAAAGAGGAAACGATCTCAAATCGCATTTCCTCTCCCTTGTAGATTCCATCCTGGAATACTTTCAGACCCTCCTTCTCTATGGACAAAAATATTTATTAAGAAGATTTCAGGCGGGAATCCAGGCCTATATCTTCTTAAAGTTGGGCCTCTTCTTTTTAGGGATCGGAGCCGTTTCTTTTTTAGGGGCCTTCTTCTTTTTCTTGTTTAGAATCACGGGAGGAGACATTCTCCTCTCGAGTCTCGGAACCGGAGGAGCCAGTTCTCTCTTCGCATTCGTCTTTCTTTGGCTCGCGGCCTCTTCCTTAAAGATCAAGGATCGAAAATGA
- a CDS encoding DUF883 family protein yields the protein MTSRAEDFNEEVESLKDKAKRITGKAREEYLEHVSDLKEKIKQISGDTSEKAKQIIDETGTYIKENPQKATLIGLGVGLGIGLLIGMMIRRK from the coding sequence ATGACATCCAGAGCGGAAGATTTCAATGAAGAAGTAGAATCACTCAAAGACAAAGCAAAGAGAATCACCGGAAAGGCGCGAGAAGAATATTTAGAGCACGTCTCCGATCTCAAAGAGAAAATCAAACAGATCTCAGGCGACACTTCCGAGAAAGCGAAACAAATTATCGACGAAACCGGAACTTATATCAAAGAAAATCCGCAGAAAGCAACTCTCATCGGACTCGGAGTAGGACTTGGAATCGGGCTCCTCATCGGAATGATGATCCGAAGAAAATAA
- a CDS encoding DUF1564 domain-containing protein, whose translation MKALFLNQDFEIHSSFNENSADVVTLLVPKKYLQRLDVKDRKKLPKRLPELLKKYSKYIASSKRLNRKAGKTLYQANAGKGRMKRINARIRTRDWILLGTLAQGHGVSRCYLFNYLLWIDEVGVGNSISNVFNSGSPTFHKYYKFILLLDLSKNRIIKRLEFEPNPIFSFPRT comes from the coding sequence ATGAAGGCGTTATTCTTAAATCAGGATTTTGAAATTCATTCTTCCTTTAATGAAAATTCAGCAGATGTAGTCACATTGCTTGTTCCAAAAAAGTATCTCCAAAGACTCGATGTGAAAGATCGCAAAAAACTTCCGAAAAGGCTTCCTGAACTTCTAAAAAAATACAGTAAATACATCGCCTCTTCGAAACGACTGAATAGAAAAGCCGGAAAGACTCTCTACCAAGCAAACGCCGGGAAGGGAAGAATGAAAAGAATCAACGCAAGAATTCGAACAAGAGATTGGATACTCCTCGGAACCCTTGCCCAAGGACACGGTGTTTCGCGTTGCTACCTTTTCAACTATCTCCTCTGGATCGATGAAGTGGGAGTCGGAAATTCTATTTCAAATGTTTTTAATTCAGGATCTCCCACCTTTCACAAATATTATAAATTCATTCTTCTTCTCGATCTTTCAAAAAATAGAATAATAAAGCGTCTTGAATTTGAACCGAATCCGATTTTCTCCTTTCCTCGAACATAG
- a CDS encoding 4a-hydroxytetrahydrobiopterin dehydratase codes for MDPSELKRIEERTPSGWKISFRDEVPVLEKIFCFRSYKSAVEFVNALAGIAEEMDHHPDLTLRYDSVTVEITTHSKRTITDLDFSFVEKVERGYPTFL; via the coding sequence ATGGATCCTTCCGAGCTGAAAAGAATCGAGGAACGAACTCCTTCCGGTTGGAAAATTTCTTTTCGGGACGAGGTTCCGGTTTTGGAGAAGATTTTTTGTTTCAGGTCCTACAAATCCGCCGTTGAATTTGTAAATGCGTTGGCCGGGATCGCGGAGGAGATGGATCACCATCCGGATCTTACGCTTCGGTATGACTCCGTTACCGTCGAGATCACCACGCATTCTAAGAGAACCATTACCGATCTAGATTTTTCCTTTGTAGAGAAGGTTGAGAGGGGATATCCTACATTCTTGTAG